A stretch of DNA from Pelosinus sp. IPA-1:
AACATAATTCCAGCTGCTGCAGTGCGCGTAAACAATCCAAGAATCAGGAATGCGCCACCTACGGTCTCAATTGTAGTCACTACATAGGCAAGTGCGGCTGGCAATCCTATTGAGCCAAACCATTTAACAATACCCTCAAATCCAGCTATTTTTTGTAATCCATGAGCTAGAAAAATGATTCCTAAAGCGACACGGAGCACAAGCATACTCCATTCATAATAACGTTTTGACATTTTACTTCCCCCTATTTTCTATTTCATTTAGTTAGTCAACCTTTCTCCTAAAAAGGATACGGCTACTTTTATTTTTTTCTACATTATTTTATTGGAATCTTCTGCCGTAAAAATACCTACCCCTACCCCTTCCATTCCTTTGACCACAAAACCTTTGCTTATAATATTGCGCAAAGCCGCTCTGCCGCGATGAATTCTTGATTTTGCTGCATTGGTATTAATATTTAAAATACTGGCAACCTCGGGAACGGGAATTCCCTCAAGATCATGCAAAATAAGAAGTACTCGCTGAGTTTCCGGCAATTTTAAAATTGCTTGCTGAACTAGAAATTGTTTATACTTAGTTTCACACATTTTATCTGGATCTTCATTAGGACGTTCAATCGGCAGCATGACTCCTTGGAGACTTTCCTCCCACTCTATCTGATTGCTAGTTCGGCTTCTTTTTTTACGAAAATTAAAACATACGTTAGAACTCAATCGATAAACCCAAGTATATAAACTGGACTGCCCCTTAAAATTTCGCAAAGATCGATGTACTTGGAGCAGAATTTCTTGTAGGGCATCCATAGCATCGTCATGATTTCCAAGCATCCGGTAAGCCAAGGAATAGAGTTTCGTTTGATATTGATTTGTAAAAAGTTTTAATGCTCTCTCCTGATCTCCGACCTTATAAAAACGAATTATCTCCTGATCAACCGTCTTTTCATTCTCACTCATATTCTATCCTTCCTTTTATCTTCAATGAATCATGCCACTTGGCTGGCAATATTTCAAAAAATCTTCGTCCTTCTCATTATAACCTGAATCTAAAAATTCAACGATCCCCATGCCTACACCAGGCAACTTTTCATAAGCCCGAATATGCCCAGGAGTCTGTGACCCCATTACTCCTAGCAACATAAACAAGTCACGGAAATTCCCTTCAGGTTTTGCTATCTCTATTAATTCCTGATCAATCTTCAAAACGTCCATCCCTTTGCCTTCAGAAAGTAGCTTAAGCACCCGACGATCAAAGGTCTCATGCTCTAATCGCATTTTGCCATTCATAAAGCAGGTAAGGTCGTGGGAAAGGGAACCCGAAATAAGAAATAGCACTTTCCCCCCCCAATTTCTTAGTGTATGTCCTAAGGTTCTTCCCCACCGGAAAGCACAGAGCAATGAACCTGAAACAGAAAGGGGAATTACAGGAATGTTTTTCTCTGGAAACATGAAGTGTAATGGAATAGCAATGGCATGATCAGCACCATGTTTGCTACTGCTAGGAAAGATCAGATTTTTTTCACCTGCTTGTAAAAGTAAGTTAGCCAATTTAGGATTTCCCAAAACGTCATATTCAATTTTTCGGCGAAACCCGTAATAATCCATTACTGTTTCATGTTGCGATGAGTTATCTATGAAAAATTTATCGTTAGTCTGCCAATGGGTAGTGACAGCAACTACAGCCTCCACGCCCCACTCTTGCATCCTTTTGCCACTCTCTTGCAGAGCCTTTATAACAGGAGAGGATGGTTGGTCTATTTCATCTTCAAGCAAGGTTGGCGCATGAGGTACAATGATTCCATGAATATTAGACTCTATTTTCATTTTATATTTATCCTTTCTATCCCACTTTAATCTAGTAGAGTAAGTTACTATTTAGATATTGAATTCTTTCTATTATCTTAGTCACGAGAAAGCCTAAAAAAGATACGGGGATACTAAAAAAAATCTAAAATAAAAAAACTGCCGGACACCGACAGCTTTTTTATTACGGTACGTTGTTCTATATCCTATTAACTTTTGGGGAACTTGCCCTACAACTATTTCAATGTTAATACTTCAAAAAGGTTAAACTCTGTATCAAAATATAAAAGCCGATTTTGCAATACTTCACCGATGCCTGTTAAAAGTTTGACTACTTCTTGGCATTGAATTGCCGCAGCCAAAGCAGGAGTAGTTGCTGGATTTCCTAGCTGGGTCTCAATGCCTTTTTCCCCTCTACTATCTTTTTTATAGATCCTTTCCAAACCTACATCTCCAGACAACAGAGTAGTCACTTGCCCTGTGAAGCCAGCAATTGCACCATGTACAAAAGGTAAACCAAGTTCCCTTGTTATTTGGCTGAGTAGCAAGCGATCACGAATATTATCTAAAGCATCCACTACCACATCCACATCCGCCAGTAGCTCCTTGGCATTTTCCTTAGTGAGCATTTGAGGTATAGCTTCTATGATTATATCGGAATTAATAGCAGCAATCCGTTCTACTGCGGCAATTGCTTTATTTACCCCGATATTCTGTTCTGTCGCTAACAATTGGCGATTCAAATTATGAACCGCAAAGCTATCTCCATCAATCACTCTTATAAAACCTACACCCTGACGAGCCAATAATTCTATAATATTACCACCTAAACCGCCCGCCCCAACAATGACTACTTTCCCACGTAACAACTTTTGCTGCCCAGCCACTCCAATTGTGCCAATATTTCTTTGGTACCTTTCTGGGGTTTCCCCCTTCTCTAGCTTATCTAGACTACTATTACTCCCTATCATTTAACCACCACCTACAGCTGGGAAAAGTCCTACTCGATCTCCCTCTTGCAGAGCGGAGTCTAACGTACTACTAACACCATTTATCATAATAATATGAACCTCTGCCATATCAATCTTCATAGTGTTAAGTAAATCACTAACCCTACTGTCTGCCTGCACTTCAACCGATGACACCCCTGCAATCCAAGAAGGGTAATATCGCCTTAATGTAGCATATAACCGTACCTCTATGTACAATACTATCCCTCCCTATTTTACTCCTGTTTAATAAAACCTAATAGGACACGGTATGGCCCTGGCGTACCTGGGGGCACTAAAGCCACACGATCGCCAGGACAAATAATCGCATCAAAGGGGAGAAAAGCTTTTCCATTTATAAATATGATCTCAACGTCCTTCTTTGGAATATCCAATATTCCTAGTAGTTCGGGGCCTGTTACTTCTTTCTCTAAACTAAAAAAATAAGGATTTGACCAATTTCTCTTTTTAAATAAAGTAAATAGTCCCATAAACCCTCGGAGTTCAATCATATCAGGCATCAATCCCGCCCCCAGAATTCAAATAAAACGACTTATTCTCATTATTGAAATATATAAAAAACATTTTGAAACGCGAAGACGCGAGGACGGCGAAGAATAAGAACTAAAGCAATATCCCTTCGTACATCTTTGCGAGCTTCGTGTTTCAACGTTTTTCCTAGAACTTTATCACTAGATTGTTAAAAATTAAATACAGTGTCTAATTCTGCTTTTGGCACATCAAATGCTACATTATGAGGCGGTAACAGTTCTTTTCTAAAGAAGTCAGGTAAATCGTCAGCTCCACCACCAATACCTGCTGAAGCATTAAAAGCCCGTTCCTCTCTGAGCACTTGTTTACCCATTTCTAGATAATCACCAATCGTCTTATCCCACCCATAACGAGCATTGCACATCTCAACAATCCCCTCTAGACCTTCTGGAATATCCAAAATGGCAAAGGCAACAAATAGACAAAGGCCTGTGCTATCGATGAAAGCGGTAGCAATCTGAAGATTACGAGATAGCTCCACTTGTCCTTCTGGTTTTAGGGGATCTACTTTTCCACCTACACCAAGAATATTAGCTGTTACTGAATAACCAGCCGTATGATCTGCTCCCATGGTAGTCGTCGCATAGGTAACACCAACACCTTTAACAGCCCGTGGGTCGTAAGCTGGAATGGCCTGCCCTTTTACTGTTGGAACTCTACGCACACCAAATACTTTCCCCGTGATTTCTGCGCCAGCACCAAGAATCCGTCCTATAGGCGTTGCTTTTCCTAATTCGTGGATTAAGTCAATGGCAGCCTGGCTATCTCCAAATTTAATATAACCTGCTTCCATTGCCACTCCTATAGCCACCCCTGTATCAATGCTATCTACACCATAATCATCACACAAACGATTCATTAAAGCTATATCATCAAGATTATCAACACCTAAATGGGCGCCAAAGGACCAGCAGCTTTCATATTCAAAACCACCCGTCAAAACTTCTCCCTTTTTATCTTTATAGATTTGAGAACAGCGAATGATACATCCTGGCGAACAGCCATGTCCCGTTTTCCCGCCCCGTTCATGAATGGTTGCCGCCAGTGTTTCACCCCCAATGTTATTTGCCCCCTCAAATCTACCTGAGCTAAAATTCCTCGTAGGCAATCCCCCCGCCTCACTTAGTATATTTACTAATACATCAGTACCATAAGCAGGTAGTGCTTGACTTGTAACAGGATGGGTCAATAGGGCATTGGCTAATTTTTTCGCCCCCGCTCTAAAGGCCGGTTCATCTACAAAGGGCACCATTTTTGTGCCGCTATCATCAGCTATAATTGCTTTAATCCCTTTACTCCCCATTACTGCACCCATACCACCGCGGCCAGCTTGACGGGTAGGATCGCCTTCCATATCAGTAAACCCAACACAAGCTGTTGCCATCTTGCGTTCCCCTGCCGTACCAATACAGCCAATGGCGATTTTTGCACCAAATTTTTCTTGCAGTTTGGCTACCGTATCATAAATATCTAGTCCTTTTAATTCAGGCATTTCCTCTAAAAACAATCCTTCACTACAGACTCGTATAATATAGGAGATATCCTTTTTGGGTAATCCTTCTACGATGATCCCTCTAATGCCAAGCCGGCCTAGTTTATGCCCCATTGCTCCGCCTACATTGCTTTCTTTAATCCCTCCGGTTAATGGGCTCTTCGCGCCTAATGACATGCGTCCTGCATTAGGTGCTCCTGTGCCTGATAGTAAACCAGTAACAAAAACAAGCTTGTTCCCCTCTCCTAGGGCATGATCTGTAGGAGATACCTCAGTATCTATAATCCGTGAACTAAGGGCACGACCTCCTAGTCCTTGGTATGGCGCACCGTCATCTTTTTTCACCGATAGATCAGCCATATTTATACGATAAAACATCTATTTTCCCCCTCCATACTTAGTAAGAGTCTTTTTTTACCGTAACCTGAATTATCCTTTATCAAATAAGCCCCCTCTCCGTAAAATACCAACCATAACTATCTAACTGTTTTCAGTTCTTCCCCTGGATAGTTACCTCTCTAACTTATTCGAATTTTTCAGTTTACTATATGTAATCAGTAATTATGCATATACCATGCCATTCATGCACATAGAAAATAAGCCATTCCCGATAAGTTAGGAAGTGGCTTATTGATGGTTTTTGTAACAATAGTGTCACTTTTTTGTCACCTATAAGCAACACAAAAGTGACACTATTGTTCTATTTAATTTTCTACACCATATAAATGCATCTTACGATAAAGGGTATTACGAGAAATTTTCAGTTCTCGAGCTACTTCACTCACATTACCACCATGCTTTGTTAAAAACAATATAATTTGCTGTTTCTCGGCATTTTCCAATATTTTCTTTCGCTCTATACGGCCAAAATTCCCTTTTAGAACCTGAGAAAATATAGCATCTAACGCCACTGGAGGGTTTATTCCTGCACAAATCTCAATTGGCAAATGCACTGCTGTAATCATCTCAGTTCCAGACAAATTTACAGCTCGTTCTACTACATTTTGTAATTCACGCACATTACCCGGCCAATCAAACTGCTGTAAGCATTCTATTACCTGAGGATCAGCGCAAAACTTACAATTCCTTTCCCTACCAATTCGCTCTAAGAAATTAGTAAATAGTAAGGGAATATCTGCCTTACGCTCACGAAGAGGTGGAATATTGACAGTAATCACATTTAGTCGATAATAAAGATCTTGGCGAAACCTTCCTTTTTTTACCTCTTCCATCAAGTTTTTGTTTGTTGCACAAATAATCCGTGTATTAATCGGAATCATCTTATCGCTGCCAATGCGTGTTATATTTTTCTCTTGCAATACCCTCAGTAATGCGATTTGTTGTTCTAGAGGCATATCACCTATTTCATCAAGAAAAAGAGTACCACCAGAAGCAAATTCGAATTTTCCTGGTTTACCACCTCGTTTAGCACCCGTAAAGGCACCTTCGGCATAACCAAATAATTCACTGCCAATTAAATCTTTAGGTATAACACCGCAGTTCATGGCTACAAAGGGACCATTCCTTTGTTTACTCCGGTTATGAATAGCCTGAGCAAAAATCTCTTTTCCTGTACCACTCTCACCTTGCAAAAGAATGGTAGAGGCGGTAGGTGCTGCCAACGAAGCCACTCGTATGGCTTCTACTATCGCCGCGCTTTCACCAATAACATCGCCAAATTGCAACGTGACTTGATAACCATTAAATCGATTTTCTAGATTTTGCGTTGGTTTCGGACGCAAAAGAATAACTCCACCAATTACTCGGCCTTGCTCATCTAGTAAAGGGTCACCGGATGCCAGGCAGTGAAACATACTATTCTTCGTATCAACTATGCATTCAATCTCTTCATAAGACTCTTTACTATGCAGCATCAACTGGGCTATTACATTTTTGTTGCCAAATAGACGATCCATAGGCATTCCTACTATTTCATGCTCTATTGTACTTAAAATATCTTTAGCAGCTGGGTTAATTTGTTTTATAATACCACATTCATCAACCATCAATACCCCATCAGACATGGTATTAAAAAGGTTTGTTAAACGCTTATTCGCCTCTGCCAATTCTCGATTTTTTCGTTGTATGGCAAGTTGCGCAGTAATGGCTTCTGCAGCAGCAGCAACCATACCCAACGTATGCAGATGGGAAGTATAGGAGGCACCCGACATATCCAAAATTCCAATTACTTGTCCTGTAGGATTAAAAATGGGTGCTGCAGAACAAGTTAGGCAATGATGTTTTTGGCAATAGTGTTCTGCCCCTGAAACCTGAACGGCTTCTTTTATCATTAAAGCGGTTCCAATGGCATTGGTACCTTCTCTTTCGCTCCACAAAGCTCCTTGAAAAAAATTGCTCGTCATAGGATTGTTCAATGTATCTTCATCACCGAACATTTCCATTATATAGCCTCGCTCATCAGTTAAAGCAACTACAAATCCAGAGCCCTCAACAAAAGAATATAGATTCATCATAAAAGGTTTGGCTATCTCTATAAGCTCTCGTTTCTCTAAGAGCATAGAAAACATGGCTGCTTCATCTAATTTGCTATGGATTATATTGCCATAAGGGTTAACACTAGCCTCATAACAACGCATCCAGGATTCAATAATTAGCGAACGAGTAGAATACTGGCCCTTTTCTCCCATGATAAATTTTTTCCAATCGGGAAGAGTATAATCTTGATAACTATTGTTAATCGTCATAATACCCACCTTATCACAATGATAAGAGTAAATTTCGCCATTATCTTGCTGACACCTGCAACAAGATAAGAAAAACGCTAGGCGTCCTTTTTGAACCACAAAGACACAAAGGGGTTCTATCCATATCGTTCCCATCTTCTTTGTGTGCCGCGATAGCGGCATTGTGTCTTTGTGGTTCAATCTTTTTAACTAGAAACTTATAAATTCTGATAACATAAGAAGAGATCACTCTTCCTATCAGCTTTACAGCTAAATTAAAGAGTGATCTCTTTTTCTTCTTATCCCACATAACCTAAAATACGAGAAATACGCAATGTACTATCTAATAATTTATCGACTACTTCTTTTTCAATAAAATCAAGAGAGAAGCGAGTGGCAATTCCTGAGATACTAATCGCAGCAATAACCTTTCCTGCCTTATCATAAATAGGGGCGCCAATACATCTTCCTTCCATTTCGCTTTCTTGCTTATCTAAGGCATAACCTAACTTCCGAACATTTTCCATCTCTTTAAGATAATCAAGAGGTTTCGTCAGGGTATTTTCCGTCCTTTTTTCCATACCTTCTTCTTCAAGAATGGCAAGTATCTCTGCATCTGTATGATGCAACAGCAGAACTTTGCCAAGAGCAGTACAATGTACAGAATTAGTCGTTCCTAGTTTAGCAACTAAACGTGAGGGATGAGGACTTTCTACCGTATCTACATATAAAACTCGCTTTTTCTGTAAAATAGCTAAATGGATCGTTTCTTTCGTAAACTCATTCAGTGACTCTAAATACTCTTTTGCCAAGTGTTTTATCTCAAACTCTTTTTCTGCCCACTGACTCATCATCAATAGTTGGTAACCAAGTCGGTAATTCCCATTGTGATCACAGAAAGCATAGTTTCGATTCTCAAGATTATTTAACAAGCGGTAAACGGTAGATTTCGGTAGTCCCGTATCTTCAGTAATTTTTTTTATACTAATGGGATTTCGGCTATTACCAATTACCTCTAATATATCAAATGCCCTATGCAATGATTGCACTTCTATTTTTCCCGCCATATCTATGCCCCTTCCTTGTACCTTAAAAAGCAACCCTTATCATTATTGTATTATATCATTTTTACTAGAGCAAGCTCATCGTTACAATTCAGTCAGCAAGAATAGCAATAGACATACATGATTACTTTTCGTAACCAGCTTATCCTATTTCTTCTTTTGCTTTCTGGACAGCTGCTACAAAGCGGCGTGCTGTTTCTGTAACCAAGGCATAATCACCAGTAGCGGCACCTCGTGTTAAATTACCGCCAACCCCTACTGCTACACAACCAGCTTTAAGCCATTCTCCAACATTATCTATGTCCACACCACCCGTTGGCATTAGACGTGCATGAGGTAATGGCCCTTTTAATGCTTTCACAAATTTAGGCCCCATCATTTCTCCTGGGAATGCTTTTAAAATATCTGCGCCTGCTTCCATAGCTAATACTGCTTCACGCACTGTCATGATTCCCGGCATTACCGGTACACGATATTTGTTACAAAGTTTTACGGTTTCCACGTCAAGGCAAGGAGATACAACAAACTCAGCACCACTTAAAATAGCTAATCTTGCAGTTGTAGGATCTAACACTGTTCCTGCACCTATCATTACGTCCGTACCCTTATATTCCTCTGCCAGTTCAGCCATAAGCTGGTGTGCTCTCGGAATGGTAAAAGTAACTTCAATTAATTTGATGCCACCAGCAACACAAGCTGCTACTGTTTTACGCGCTTCTTCATGGTTTGCACCACGTACGACAACTACTAAACTTTCTTCGCAAAGTCTCTTTATTACAATCTCTTTATCCATTTTTACCTCACTACCTTTTTATTTTTGTGCCATAAAAGCTGATAGACCTTTTCTAGTTGGCAGTCCATCATTATCACCAGGAGACATAACTGCCAATGCACCAATTGCAGCTGCCCGTCTTACAGCTTCTTGCAAGGATAATCCTTCTAGTAAAGCGCTCACTAGGCCAACAGCAAAACCGTCGCCTGCACCTACTGTATCTACCACTTTTTCTACTCTAAAGCCCGGCGTGTAAAATTGTTGCCCCTCTGAACTTGTATAAGCACCCTCGGCACCTAACTTTATTACAACAGTCTTCACACCAGCAGCATGATAAGCATCGGCGATTTCTTGTACAGTTTCTTTACCAGTAAGCAATTTTCCTTCTTCAATACCTGGAATCACAATATCAGCAAGGCATGCTAAATCGTTAACTACACTTGCCATTTCTGCTTTATCTGGCCAAAGACCAGGACGTAAGTTGGGATCATAGGAGATTTGTACGCCTTTTTCCCGGGCTTGTTTAATCAATTCATATACTACCTGCCGGCATCCAGCTGAAAGCGCTGGAGGAATACCGGTCAAATGGATATGATCAAATCCATGCCAATTAAGTTCAGCGATTGTGTTTAAATCCATGTGAGAAGCTGCTGAATTTCTACGTAAAGAAAAAACCTGAGGGTCACCAGTCGTAACTTTCTGCTTCCACTGCATACCAGTAAAATAATTAGCATCGTAGGTAGCATAAGATGTATCAATACCATTCTGTTGTAAAAATTCTTCTATCTGTTTACCGAAAGGATCATCACCTAGTTTTGTAATATAAGTAACTTGATGCTCTAAACGCACCATACCGATAGAAAAGTTAACTTCAGCACCCGCAACAAACCGGGAAAAATGTTCTACATCTTTCAATGCACCTTCCTGCTGTGCTACAAAAAGTGCCATAGGTTCGCCAATTGTAAGTATTTTACTCATATTTTACCTCCTAAATTCAACCGTAACATTATGATTTGTTTACCTGTTGTATTTTTTCAATTGTTTTTAGTAATAATTCCTCTGGTTCTTCCCCACAAGGAAACTCAATGCCTACAGGTACATCCTTAGGCAATAGGCTAAGAGCTGCCCGCCAGTTAATATGACCACCATCTAAGCTGCGTACTTGAGGCCCTTGCAGCGTCATTTCCACGTCTTTTAAGTGAATATAGCGAACAAAAGGATATAGTTTTACAGCATTATAAAGTGGTTCTTGACCAACAAAAACAAAGTTACCTACATCATAAGTAGCATATACAGGAATATTGTTTGTACGGCACGCTTCCACCAACGCTAGAATGGTCTCAACTCTGCCATTGGCAGGAGATTGATCGCCTTCTACAGTAACAAGCACAGTATGCCCACTAAGTATATTCTTAAGATCAAACAGTTCCTTTTGAGCAGTATCATCAAATTCACCTACAGCGAATTTAACACGTGTAGCATCAAGTACTCTTGCTTCGTGAAGCACCTCGAGCAAACCACCACGATCTAATTTACCTCGTTTAAAGAGCACTGCTGGAATCGAATAATATACTTCCAGACCAAGCTCTGCTGCCTTACTGCGCATTTGTGGCAGTTCCACGGCAAAGTCCTTGATCCATTCGCGCCGCACTTCTACTTTTTTCACGCCTAAAGATGCTACTTTAGAGAAAAGTTCAACCTGTCTCGTTCCCTTACTAACAGCATCAGCAAAAACTAATAGGTTAATCACAATATCTTTCGACATATTGCTCCTCCTCTCCTTTATTGGTTAAAGTCCGAATGCTTAATAAAAGAGGCATACAGAGAATGCCTCTTTTCATTAAGCCATATCGGATTTATGCTTGTTTTACAGCTTGCTCTTTTTCTTTCATATAGTTGCTCCACCAAGCTGTCAATATTGGAACCATAACGGATGTTACAATAACTGAAGTAGCAACTAACGTAGTAGCAGCTTGTGCAACTGGTTTAAATTCTGGTAGCATTTCACCAATAATGAGAGGATTGGTAACAGCTGCTCCCGCAGTACTGGATGCCGCAAGCCCTGCTGTACCATTGCCGCCACCGATAAATTTATCAGCTAACATCAATGGAATACCTGTAACTATAATAACGGAAATCCCTAATGTAACTCCTAATAATCCAGTTTTACCAATTACATTCAAATCAATTGTATTACCTAAAGCAAACGCAAAGAAAGGAATCATAACATTAGATGCCTTACCAAAGTATTCTCTTAGTTCGCTATCTAAATTACCTAATGCAAAACCAACTAAGAAAGGAAGAACAGCACCAACAAATAAACGTGGTTCAAAGGTTGCTAAACCAGAAGTGCCCATAATAAGCATGGTCACTAAAGGACCTGATTCAATTGACATGAGGACAAACGCTCCTGCCTCTTCCTTGGAACCGTATTGTTGCATAATGGAAGCATACAAACCGCCATTGGTCATATCCATAGCTGCAATTAATGCCAGAGTGGACAATCCAGCGAAAAATCCCGTTTGTACCCCATTTCCCGGAAGGACCTTGGCTGCGATAAATGCTACAACCCAAGCAACGGCAATTTTAGTCAATACTAAAGTACCTGATTTTCTTAGCACTGTACCTGTAGCTCTAATATCAATACCAGCACCCATACAAAAAAACCACACGGCAAGGATGGGTACGGTACCAGTAATTAAACCATTCGTAAAGGATCCGAAATATTTACCCGAATCAGGGAAAAACGTGTGACATATCGCTCCCAAAAATAAAGGAACCAGCATGAGGCCACCAGGAATTCTGTCAATCGTGTGTTTGATTTTCATAGTTTACCTTCCCTCTTTTATTCAATATTTTTAAATATATATAATTGCGCACTTAAACTAAATGTTTCATCATCTGTGAAGATTCGGAATTCATTAGCCATTAGATAAGGCAGCCTTTGAGACCGGCTACCTTATCTAAATCTATTACTACTAACGAGCTAACCATCCTCCGTCAACCGCTACAGTGTAACCATTCACATAGTCAGAAGCAGGTGCTGCCAAAAACACAACAGGTCCTTCTAAATCTTGCGGCAAGCCCCAACGTCCTGCTGGAATACGATTGACAATTTCAGCATTACGTTGTTCGTCAGCGCGAATCGGAGCTGTATTGGCAGTAGCCATATAACCAGGTGCGATTGCATTGGCATTGATATTATATTTAGCCCACTCATTCGCCATCAAGCGAGTAATTCCCATTACGCCGCTTTTGCTACCAGTATAGGAAGGTACGCGAATACCACCTTGGAAGGATAACATGGAAGCGATATTAATAATTTTGCCGCCTTGACCTTGTTTAATAAATTGTTTTGCTGCTGCTTGGCTGAAAAAGAATACGGTTTTGAGGTTGAGATCCATAACATCATCCCAGTCTTTTTCCGTGAAGTCGATTGCATCGGCACGACGAATGGTACCAGCACAGTTAACTAAGATATCAAGTCTGCCAAATGCAGCAACTACTTGATCAATTACAGCAGGAATCACTTCAATGCTCATCAAGTTAGCATCTACAGCCAAAAATTTTCTACCTGTAGCTTCGATTAATGCTTTTGTTTCAGTATTATCACCTAAGCCTACACTAACAATATCTGCTCCCGCTTTTGCTAAAGCAGCAGCCATCCCTTGGCCAAGCCCCATTGCTGCACCAGTAACAATGGCCACTTTTCCCGTCAAATCAAACATACTCATATAGAACCTCCACTATCTTTTTATCTAGTATAGATTTTCATTTATCAACTAAATTTATTTCAATGTTTTCATTGCAACATGGTCCATATCATCAAAAGTTTGATTTTCTCCCGCCATACCCCAAATGAAAGTATAACATTGGGTACCTACGCCAGAATGAATTGACCAGCTAGGTGAAATAATTGCTTGTTCATTTCTCATTACTACATGTCTGGTTTCTGTTGGCTCACC
This window harbors:
- a CDS encoding DoxX family protein, which encodes MSKRYYEWSMLVLRVALGIIFLAHGLQKIAGFEGIVKWFGSIGLPAALAYVVTTIETVGGAFLILGLFTRTAAAGIMFVMLGAIFSVKMSKGFIGGYEFDISLLAIAVALILSGSNTYSLGNLFSSFKASSSVKKTAR
- a CDS encoding RNA polymerase sigma factor yields the protein MSENEKTVDQEIIRFYKVGDQERALKLFTNQYQTKLYSLAYRMLGNHDDAMDALQEILLQVHRSLRNFKGQSSLYTWVYRLSSNVCFNFRKKRSRTSNQIEWEESLQGVMLPIERPNEDPDKMCETKYKQFLVQQAILKLPETQRVLLILHDLEGIPVPEVASILNINTNAAKSRIHRGRAALRNIISKGFVVKGMEGVGVGIFTAEDSNKIM
- a CDS encoding HesA/MoeB/ThiF family protein, translated to MIGSNSSLDKLEKGETPERYQRNIGTIGVAGQQKLLRGKVVIVGAGGLGGNIIELLARQGVGFIRVIDGDSFAVHNLNRQLLATEQNIGVNKAIAAVERIAAINSDIIIEAIPQMLTKENAKELLADVDVVVDALDNIRDRLLLSQITRELGLPFVHGAIAGFTGQVTTLLSGDVGLERIYKKDSRGEKGIETQLGNPATTPALAAAIQCQEVVKLLTGIGEVLQNRLLYFDTEFNLFEVLTLK
- a CDS encoding MoaD/ThiS family protein, with the protein product MYIEVRLYATLRRYYPSWIAGVSSVEVQADSRVSDLLNTMKIDMAEVHIIMINGVSSTLDSALQEGDRVGLFPAVGGG
- a CDS encoding MoaD/ThiS family protein; the protein is MPDMIELRGFMGLFTLFKKRNWSNPYFFSLEKEVTGPELLGILDIPKKDVEIIFINGKAFLPFDAIICPGDRVALVPPGTPGPYRVLLGFIKQE
- a CDS encoding aldehyde ferredoxin oxidoreductase C-terminal domain-containing protein, translated to MFYRINMADLSVKKDDGAPYQGLGGRALSSRIIDTEVSPTDHALGEGNKLVFVTGLLSGTGAPNAGRMSLGAKSPLTGGIKESNVGGAMGHKLGRLGIRGIIVEGLPKKDISYIIRVCSEGLFLEEMPELKGLDIYDTVAKLQEKFGAKIAIGCIGTAGERKMATACVGFTDMEGDPTRQAGRGGMGAVMGSKGIKAIIADDSGTKMVPFVDEPAFRAGAKKLANALLTHPVTSQALPAYGTDVLVNILSEAGGLPTRNFSSGRFEGANNIGGETLAATIHERGGKTGHGCSPGCIIRCSQIYKDKKGEVLTGGFEYESCWSFGAHLGVDNLDDIALMNRLCDDYGVDSIDTGVAIGVAMEAGYIKFGDSQAAIDLIHELGKATPIGRILGAGAEITGKVFGVRRVPTVKGQAIPAYDPRAVKGVGVTYATTTMGADHTAGYSVTANILGVGGKVDPLKPEGQVELSRNLQIATAFIDSTGLCLFVAFAILDIPEGLEGIVEMCNARYGWDKTIGDYLEMGKQVLREERAFNASAGIGGGADDLPDFFRKELLPPHNVAFDVPKAELDTVFNF
- a CDS encoding sigma-54-dependent Fis family transcriptional regulator, with translation MTINNSYQDYTLPDWKKFIMGEKGQYSTRSLIIESWMRCYEASVNPYGNIIHSKLDEAAMFSMLLEKRELIEIAKPFMMNLYSFVEGSGFVVALTDERGYIMEMFGDEDTLNNPMTSNFFQGALWSEREGTNAIGTALMIKEAVQVSGAEHYCQKHHCLTCSAAPIFNPTGQVIGILDMSGASYTSHLHTLGMVAAAAEAITAQLAIQRKNRELAEANKRLTNLFNTMSDGVLMVDECGIIKQINPAAKDILSTIEHEIVGMPMDRLFGNKNVIAQLMLHSKESYEEIECIVDTKNSMFHCLASGDPLLDEQGRVIGGVILLRPKPTQNLENRFNGYQVTLQFGDVIGESAAIVEAIRVASLAAPTASTILLQGESGTGKEIFAQAIHNRSKQRNGPFVAMNCGVIPKDLIGSELFGYAEGAFTGAKRGGKPGKFEFASGGTLFLDEIGDMPLEQQIALLRVLQEKNITRIGSDKMIPINTRIICATNKNLMEEVKKGRFRQDLYYRLNVITVNIPPLRERKADIPLLFTNFLERIGRERNCKFCADPQVIECLQQFDWPGNVRELQNVVERAVNLSGTEMITAVHLPIEICAGINPPVALDAIFSQVLKGNFGRIERKKILENAEKQQIILFLTKHGGNVSEVARELKISRNTLYRKMHLYGVEN
- a CDS encoding IclR family transcriptional regulator, with translation MAGKIEVQSLHRAFDILEVIGNSRNPISIKKITEDTGLPKSTVYRLLNNLENRNYAFCDHNGNYRLGYQLLMMSQWAEKEFEIKHLAKEYLESLNEFTKETIHLAILQKKRVLYVDTVESPHPSRLVAKLGTTNSVHCTALGKVLLLHHTDAEILAILEEEGMEKRTENTLTKPLDYLKEMENVRKLGYALDKQESEMEGRCIGAPIYDKAGKVIAAISISGIATRFSLDFIEKEVVDKLLDSTLRISRILGYVG